The Streptomyces achromogenes genome window below encodes:
- a CDS encoding AI-2E family transporter — protein MHLLPLPARRFAAWCAVVLLASGVGYVGIRLCAELRTAVTPVLLALLGTALLRPLHRRMVAAGVPRSLSAGITCVAVVAVVGGAVYIVVAALIDSGDQIVAALRSAARSIADHFGAAGTSLDDLAANAKELLTKFGGTAASNVISGVSVVGETIAMAVLALLLVFFFLRDSYRAVGILRSVAPGGSADTLEAMARRAFRAVEGFMRGTTFIAFIDAVCITVGLLVLDVPGAVGLGALVFVGAYIPYLGAFLSGAVAVLVALADRGVVIALWALGVVLAVQVLEGHVLQPMIQSRTVQMHPAVVMVAITAGASVAGVLGMLLAVPVTAAGFGILHELRTRYEAVADGS, from the coding sequence GTGCACCTGCTCCCGCTTCCCGCCCGCCGCTTCGCGGCCTGGTGCGCTGTGGTGCTGCTCGCGTCGGGCGTCGGGTACGTCGGGATCCGGCTGTGCGCGGAGTTGCGCACCGCCGTCACCCCCGTGCTGCTCGCGCTGCTCGGGACCGCGCTGCTGCGGCCGTTGCACCGGCGGATGGTGGCGGCCGGGGTGCCGCGGTCGCTGTCGGCCGGGATCACCTGTGTCGCCGTCGTCGCCGTGGTCGGCGGGGCCGTGTACATCGTCGTCGCCGCGCTGATCGACAGCGGGGACCAGATCGTCGCCGCGCTCCGGTCGGCGGCGCGGAGCATCGCCGACCACTTCGGGGCGGCCGGGACCTCGCTCGACGACCTCGCCGCCAACGCGAAAGAGCTGCTCACCAAGTTCGGGGGTACGGCCGCCTCCAATGTCATCAGCGGGGTGAGCGTCGTCGGCGAGACCATCGCCATGGCCGTGCTGGCGCTGCTGCTGGTCTTCTTCTTCCTGCGGGACTCCTACCGGGCCGTCGGCATCCTGCGGTCCGTCGCTCCGGGGGGCAGCGCCGACACCCTCGAGGCCATGGCCCGGCGGGCCTTCCGCGCGGTCGAGGGGTTCATGCGGGGGACGACGTTCATCGCCTTCATCGACGCCGTGTGCATCACCGTCGGGCTGCTCGTCCTCGATGTGCCGGGCGCGGTCGGGCTGGGCGCCCTCGTCTTCGTCGGGGCGTACATCCCGTATCTCGGCGCGTTCCTCTCCGGAGCGGTCGCGGTGCTGGTCGCGCTCGCCGACCGGGGGGTCGTCATCGCGCTGTGGGCGCTCGGCGTGGTGCTCGCGGTGCAGGTGCTGGAGGGGCATGTGCTGCAGCCGATGATCCAGAGCAGGACCGTGCAGATGCACCCGGCGGTGGTCATGGTCGCGATCACGGCCGGGGCGTCCGTGGCCGGGGTCCTCGGCATGCTGCTCGCGGTGCCCGTGACCGCGGCCGGCTTCGGGATCCTGCACGAACTGCGCACGCGTTACGAGGCTGTCGCCGACGGTTCGTAG
- a CDS encoding pirin family protein → MPAVTVENPLTLPRVTASAEAVARPVLAVTTAPSGYEGEGFPVRRAFAGINYRHLDPFIMMDQMGEVDYAPGEPKGTPWHPHRGFETVTYIIDGIFDHQDSQGGGGTITNGDTQWMTAGSGLLHIEAPPESLVMSGGLFHGLQLWVNLPAKDKMMAPRYQDIRGGHVQLLTTPDGGALLRVIAGELDGHAGPGITHTPITMVHATLAPGAELTLPWREDFNGLAYVLAGKGAVGAERRPIHLGQTAVFGAGSSLTVRADEKQDANTPDMEVVLLGGQPIREPMAHYGPFVMNTKDELQQAFDDFQKGRLGTIPAVHGMTEEGI, encoded by the coding sequence ATGCCCGCAGTGACCGTCGAGAACCCGCTGACCCTGCCGCGCGTCACCGCGTCGGCCGAGGCCGTGGCACGCCCTGTGCTCGCCGTCACGACCGCGCCCAGCGGTTACGAGGGCGAGGGCTTCCCGGTGCGCCGCGCGTTCGCCGGGATCAACTACCGTCACCTCGACCCGTTCATCATGATGGACCAGATGGGCGAGGTGGACTACGCGCCCGGGGAGCCGAAGGGCACCCCCTGGCACCCGCACCGCGGCTTCGAGACCGTCACCTACATCATCGACGGCATCTTCGACCACCAGGACAGCCAGGGCGGCGGCGGCACCATCACCAACGGCGACACCCAGTGGATGACGGCCGGCTCGGGCCTGCTCCACATCGAGGCGCCGCCGGAGTCGCTGGTCATGTCCGGCGGTCTCTTCCACGGCCTCCAGCTCTGGGTGAACCTGCCGGCCAAGGACAAGATGATGGCCCCGCGCTACCAGGACATCCGCGGCGGGCACGTACAGCTCCTCACCACCCCCGACGGCGGCGCGCTGCTGCGCGTCATCGCCGGCGAGCTGGACGGGCACGCGGGGCCCGGCATCACCCACACCCCGATCACCATGGTCCACGCGACCCTCGCGCCCGGCGCGGAGCTCACTCTTCCGTGGCGGGAGGACTTCAACGGCCTGGCGTACGTCCTCGCGGGCAAGGGCGCGGTCGGCGCGGAGCGACGCCCGATCCACCTGGGCCAGACCGCGGTCTTCGGCGCGGGCTCCTCGCTGACGGTCCGCGCGGACGAGAAGCAGGACGCGAACACGCCGGACATGGAGGTCGTGCTGCTCGGCGGACAGCCGATCCGTGAGCCGATGGCGCACTACGGCCCGTTCGTCATGAACACCAAGGACGAGCTCCAGCAGGCCTTCGACGACTTCCAGAAGGGCCGCCTGGGCACGATCCCGGCCGTGCACGGGATGACGGAGGAGGGCATCTAG
- the aspS gene encoding aspartate--tRNA ligase: MHRYRSHTCGELRASDVGTDVRLSGWLHNRRDLGGILFIDLRDHYGITQLVARPGTPAYEALDKLTKESTVRIDGKVVSRGAENVNADLPTGEVEVEVGEVELLGAAAPLPFTINAEDGVNEERRLEYRFLDLRRERMHRNIMLRTSVISAMRHKMTALGFNEMATPILSATSPEGARDFVVPSRLHAGRFYALPQAPQQFKQLLMISGFDRYFQIAPCFRDEDARADRSPGEFYQLDVEMSFVEQEDVFQPIEKLMTELFEEFGGGRHVTSPFPRIPFRESMLKYGSDKPDLRARLELVDITDVFEGSEFKAFAGKHVRALAVPDVSAQPRKFFDQLGDFAVSQGARGLAWVRVAEDGSLSGPIAKFLTEENVAELTKRLSLAAGHAVFFGAGEFDEVSKIMGAVRVEAAKRAGHFEENVFRFCWIVDFPMYEKDEETGKIDFSHNPFSMPQGGLEALETQDPLDILGWQYDIVCNGVELSSGAIRNHEPEIMLKAFEIAGYDRETVEDKFAGMLRAFRFGAPPHGGIAPGVDRIVMLLADEPNIRETISFPLNGNAQDLMMGAPTELEEARLRELHLSVRKPQPK, from the coding sequence ATGCATCGGTACAGGTCCCACACCTGCGGCGAGCTCCGCGCCTCTGACGTCGGCACCGACGTCCGGCTGAGCGGCTGGCTGCACAATCGGCGCGACCTGGGCGGCATCCTCTTCATCGATCTGCGCGACCACTACGGCATCACGCAGCTCGTCGCCCGTCCGGGCACGCCCGCGTACGAGGCCCTCGACAAGCTGACCAAGGAGTCGACGGTCCGCATCGACGGCAAGGTCGTCTCCCGGGGCGCCGAGAACGTCAACGCGGACCTGCCGACCGGTGAGGTCGAGGTCGAGGTCGGCGAGGTCGAGCTGCTGGGTGCGGCCGCCCCGCTGCCCTTCACGATCAACGCCGAGGACGGGGTCAACGAGGAGCGGCGTCTGGAGTACCGCTTCCTCGACCTGCGCCGGGAGCGCATGCACCGCAACATCATGCTGCGCACGTCGGTCATCTCGGCGATGCGGCACAAGATGACGGCGCTGGGCTTCAACGAGATGGCGACGCCGATCCTGTCCGCGACCTCCCCCGAGGGCGCCCGCGACTTCGTCGTCCCGTCCCGGCTGCACGCGGGCCGTTTCTACGCGCTGCCGCAGGCCCCGCAGCAGTTCAAGCAGCTGCTGATGATCTCGGGCTTCGACCGCTACTTCCAGATCGCGCCCTGTTTCCGTGACGAGGACGCCCGCGCGGACCGTTCGCCGGGCGAGTTCTACCAGCTCGACGTCGAGATGAGCTTCGTCGAGCAGGAGGACGTCTTCCAGCCGATCGAGAAGCTCATGACCGAGCTGTTCGAGGAGTTCGGCGGCGGCCGCCATGTCACCTCGCCCTTCCCGCGCATCCCGTTCCGCGAGTCGATGCTGAAGTACGGCTCCGACAAGCCGGACCTGCGGGCCCGGCTGGAGCTCGTCGACATCACCGACGTCTTCGAGGGCTCGGAGTTCAAGGCGTTCGCCGGCAAGCACGTGCGCGCGCTGGCGGTGCCCGACGTCTCCGCGCAGCCCCGGAAGTTCTTCGACCAGTTGGGCGACTTCGCGGTCTCGCAGGGCGCGAGGGGCCTGGCCTGGGTGCGGGTGGCCGAGGACGGCTCCCTGTCCGGCCCGATCGCGAAGTTCCTGACCGAGGAGAACGTCGCCGAGCTGACCAAGCGCCTGTCGCTGGCCGCCGGTCACGCCGTCTTCTTCGGCGCGGGCGAGTTCGACGAGGTCTCCAAGATCATGGGCGCGGTGCGCGTCGAGGCCGCCAAGCGCGCCGGTCACTTCGAGGAGAACGTCTTCCGCTTCTGCTGGATCGTCGACTTCCCGATGTACGAGAAGGACGAGGAGACCGGCAAGATCGACTTCTCGCACAACCCGTTCTCGATGCCGCAGGGCGGTCTGGAGGCCCTGGAGACCCAGGACCCGCTGGACATCCTCGGCTGGCAGTACGACATCGTCTGCAACGGCGTCGAGCTGTCCTCCGGCGCGATCCGTAACCACGAGCCGGAGATCATGCTCAAGGCGTTCGAGATCGCGGGCTACGACCGGGAGACGGTCGAGGACAAGTTCGCCGGCATGCTGCGCGCGTTCCGCTTCGGCGCCCCGCCGCACGGCGGGATCGCCCCGGGCGTCGACCGCATCGTCATGCTGCTGGCCGACGAGCCGAACATCCGCGAGACCATCTCCTTCCCGCTCAACGGCAACGCCCAGGACCTGATGATGGGCGCGCCGACGGAGCTGGAGGAGGCCCGGCTGAGGGAGCTGCACCTGTCGGTGCGCAAGCCGCAGCCGAAGTAG
- a CDS encoding ATP-binding SpoIIE family protein phosphatase, giving the protein MRTGEPLPAVGDVLTALATGLWHWDTATGLVTVDAEAARLLGLPREETVLTEAQTRARLHPVDWNEITGVIQLAVAEGTLAEVRIRIMDDRGRVVRVVRSRSKPSFDPVKKAYELIGTLQEVTEPTPGTAAGRTAVTGDWRRSREAFLLDAGRALAEARSTAEVLRVAAGLSMPGFSPDGLAVFGVEGDRLTIIGHHGHQSGDDDPFTQMSIHTDYPAAEVVRTGRAVYLSSPERYKERYPLTWPLAAPFGRHSWAFLPLTVAGRTMGAWMAGFAYPVAFTPDERSVLTTVARMLAQALTRAGAAETQRELTDGLQRSMLPTLGPEIPGMTLAARYIPTGGGLQVGGDWYDMIPLPGGASGTNRGGGRFALVIGDVQGHDVRAAGLMGQLRIALRAYAAEGHRPDAVLSRASGFLHGLADADGGADLRFATCLYIEVDPVTGVLEAARAGHLDPAVRMADGTVLVRATAGGLPLGIDPDADYPTTRLVLEPGEALMLCTDGLLETGGHDLDTGWRRVRKILEAHEGDLEELADALVQAVHGPSSHHTTGPLADRREDDIAVLLLCRQGEGGCGPSAAPLPARQPVRRSMLTVAQAEPERIAVARQQVRELLHDWTCEDQVDSAVLLVSETLTNVLVHTDADALLVAEVTGAPGERRLRIEVTDTSDDLPHMRRPGELASSGRGLVLIELLADTWGVAPRGEGKSIWFELYEPSATAS; this is encoded by the coding sequence ATGCGCACTGGCGAGCCGCTGCCCGCCGTGGGGGATGTCCTCACCGCCCTCGCGACCGGCCTGTGGCACTGGGACACCGCCACCGGGCTGGTCACGGTCGACGCCGAGGCAGCCCGGCTGCTCGGTCTGCCCCGGGAGGAGACCGTCCTCACCGAGGCCCAGACCCGGGCCCGACTGCACCCCGTCGACTGGAACGAGATCACCGGGGTGATCCAGCTCGCCGTCGCCGAGGGCACCCTCGCCGAGGTGCGGATCCGCATCATGGACGACCGCGGACGGGTCGTCCGGGTCGTCCGCAGCCGTTCCAAGCCGTCCTTCGACCCGGTGAAGAAGGCGTACGAACTGATCGGCACCCTCCAGGAGGTGACCGAGCCGACCCCGGGCACCGCAGCCGGCCGGACCGCCGTCACCGGCGACTGGCGCCGCTCCCGGGAGGCCTTCCTGCTGGACGCGGGGCGGGCACTCGCGGAGGCGAGGTCCACGGCGGAGGTGCTGCGGGTCGCCGCCGGACTGTCGATGCCGGGCTTCTCACCGGACGGACTCGCCGTCTTCGGCGTGGAGGGCGACCGGCTGACGATCATCGGCCACCACGGACATCAGTCGGGCGACGACGACCCCTTCACCCAGATGTCCATCCATACGGACTATCCGGCCGCCGAGGTCGTGCGCACCGGGCGCGCCGTGTACCTGTCCTCGCCCGAGCGGTACAAGGAGCGCTATCCGCTCACCTGGCCGCTGGCCGCGCCCTTCGGCCGGCACTCCTGGGCGTTTCTGCCGCTGACGGTGGCCGGCCGCACGATGGGCGCCTGGATGGCCGGCTTCGCCTACCCGGTGGCGTTCACCCCCGACGAACGGTCCGTGCTCACGACGGTCGCCAGGATGCTCGCCCAGGCCCTCACCCGCGCGGGCGCGGCGGAGACGCAGCGCGAGCTGACCGACGGCCTGCAACGCTCCATGCTCCCCACCCTCGGCCCCGAGATACCGGGCATGACCCTCGCCGCCCGCTACATACCGACCGGCGGCGGCCTCCAGGTCGGCGGCGACTGGTACGACATGATCCCGCTGCCCGGCGGCGCCTCCGGGACGAACCGCGGCGGCGGCCGCTTCGCCCTGGTCATCGGGGACGTCCAGGGCCACGACGTCCGCGCGGCGGGTCTCATGGGGCAGCTGCGCATCGCGCTCAGGGCGTACGCCGCCGAGGGCCACCGCCCGGACGCGGTCCTCTCCCGCGCCTCCGGATTCCTGCACGGCCTCGCCGACGCGGACGGCGGCGCCGATCTGCGCTTCGCCACCTGCCTGTACATCGAGGTCGATCCGGTGACCGGGGTGCTGGAGGCCGCCCGGGCCGGTCACCTGGACCCGGCGGTCCGGATGGCCGACGGCACGGTACTGGTCCGCGCCACCGCGGGCGGACTGCCCCTGGGCATCGACCCGGACGCCGACTACCCCACCACCCGGCTCGTCCTGGAACCCGGCGAGGCGCTGATGCTGTGCACCGACGGCCTGCTCGAGACCGGCGGCCACGACCTCGACACCGGCTGGCGGCGCGTCCGCAAGATCCTGGAGGCGCACGAGGGCGACCTCGAGGAACTGGCCGACGCCCTGGTCCAGGCGGTGCACGGTCCCTCCTCGCACCACACCACGGGTCCGCTGGCCGACCGCCGCGAGGACGACATCGCCGTACTGCTGCTCTGCCGCCAGGGCGAGGGCGGCTGCGGTCCGAGCGCCGCGCCGCTGCCCGCCCGGCAGCCCGTGCGCCGCTCGATGCTGACGGTCGCGCAGGCCGAACCGGAGCGCATCGCCGTGGCCCGTCAGCAAGTGCGTGAACTGCTGCACGACTGGACCTGCGAGGACCAGGTCGACTCGGCCGTCCTGCTCGTCTCCGAGACCCTGACGAACGTCCTCGTCCACACCGACGCCGACGCGCTGCTGGTCGCCGAGGTCACCGGCGCGCCCGGGGAACGCCGGCTCCGCATCGAGGTCACCGACACCAGCGACGACCTCCCGCACATGCGCCGCCCCGGCGAGCTGGCCTCCTCCGGCCGCGGTCTGGTCCTCATCGAGCTGCTCGCGGACACCTGGGGGGTGGCGCCGCGGGGCGAGGGCAAGAGCATCTGGTTCGAACTCTACGAACCGTCGGCGACAGCCTCGTAA
- a CDS encoding FG-GAP repeat protein, producing the protein MDPYHYGADIAAIRGASAARSEILVASWGGAVRFTGPFTRTGGHGPAAVAQDSVPDASETEDRFGTTVAVGDVTRDGRPELFVGAPGENDYTGAVWTFPGFTAGPVAARSQVFTAASVGLTQQSLTLLGGYGLGWVI; encoded by the coding sequence ATGGACCCCTACCACTACGGTGCGGACATCGCCGCGATCCGCGGGGCCTCGGCCGCGCGGTCGGAGATCCTGGTCGCGAGCTGGGGCGGCGCCGTCCGCTTCACCGGCCCGTTCACCCGTACCGGCGGCCACGGCCCCGCCGCGGTCGCCCAGGACAGCGTCCCGGACGCCTCCGAGACCGAGGACCGGTTCGGCACCACGGTCGCGGTCGGGGACGTGACCCGCGACGGCAGGCCGGAGCTGTTCGTCGGCGCGCCCGGCGAGAACGACTACACGGGCGCCGTCTGGACCTTCCCCGGCTTCACCGCCGGCCCCGTCGCCGCCCGCAGCCAGGTCTTCACCGCCGCCTCGGTCGGACTCACCCAGCAGAGCCTCACCCTGCTGGGCGGGTACGGACTGGGCTGGGTGATCTGA